Proteins from a genomic interval of Burkholderia cepacia GG4:
- the fliE gene encoding flagellar hook-basal body complex protein FliE, translating into MAANVSGIGSVLQQMQAMAAQASGGVASPAAALAGSGAATAGTFASAMKASLDKISGDQQHALGEAQAFEVGAANVSLNDVMVDMQKANIGFQFGLQVRNKLVSAYNDIMQMSV; encoded by the coding sequence TGCCAACGTCAGCGGAATCGGTTCGGTGTTGCAACAGATGCAGGCGATGGCTGCGCAGGCGTCCGGCGGGGTCGCGAGCCCGGCGGCGGCGCTCGCCGGCTCGGGCGCCGCGACGGCCGGCACGTTCGCGAGCGCGATGAAGGCGTCACTCGACAAGATCAGCGGCGACCAGCAGCACGCGCTCGGCGAGGCGCAGGCATTCGAGGTTGGCGCGGCGAACGTGTCGCTGAACGACGTGATGGTCGACATGCAGAAGGCCAATATCGGCTTCCAGTTCGGGCTCCAGGTCCGCAACAAGCTGGTGAGCGCTTACAACGACATCATGCAGATGTCGGTGTGA
- the fliS gene encoding flagellar export chaperone FliS has translation MFSPGHAGASAYARVGVETGVMGASPHRLIAMLYQGARQAIALARMQLQQGNAPARGEAIGKAIDIVESGLQASLNRDVGGEIAGRLDALYAYIGRRLLQANAQASDAMLVEVDGLLATLEEAWTGIAPEVARIAAQQAADAAR, from the coding sequence ATGTTTTCCCCAGGACACGCTGGAGCCAGTGCGTACGCGCGTGTCGGCGTCGAGACGGGGGTGATGGGCGCCTCCCCGCACCGGCTGATCGCGATGCTGTACCAGGGCGCGCGGCAGGCGATCGCGCTCGCGCGCATGCAATTGCAGCAGGGCAACGCGCCGGCGCGCGGTGAAGCGATCGGCAAGGCGATCGACATCGTCGAGAGCGGCCTGCAGGCTTCGCTGAACCGCGACGTGGGCGGCGAGATCGCCGGGCGCCTCGATGCGCTGTATGCGTATATCGGCCGGCGCCTGCTCCAGGCCAACGCGCAGGCGAGCGACGCGATGCTGGTCGAGGTCGACGGGTTGCTGGCGACGCTCGAGGAAGCGTGGACGGGCATCGCGCCGGAAGTCGCGCGGATCGCCGCGCAACAGGCGGCGGACGCGGCGCGATGA
- a CDS encoding flagellar protein FliT produces the protein MNLKAEYFARYEALAAVSGRMLCAARSADWAALPELQAEFLRLVDGLKEADPGVALDESDLGRKLALIRRILADDAAIRDLASPEVARLSALFEARRSTKVLADLYRARG, from the coding sequence ATGAATCTCAAGGCCGAATACTTCGCTCGCTACGAGGCGCTCGCAGCCGTGTCGGGCCGGATGCTGTGCGCCGCGCGCAGTGCCGACTGGGCCGCGCTGCCGGAGTTGCAGGCCGAATTCCTGCGGCTCGTCGACGGGTTGAAGGAGGCCGATCCGGGCGTGGCGCTCGACGAATCGGACCTCGGCCGCAAGCTTGCCCTGATCCGCCGCATTCTCGCCGACGACGCCGCGATCCGCGATCTCGCGAGCCCGGAAGTCGCGCGGCTGTCCGCGCTGTTCGAGGCGCGGCGCTCGACCAAGGTATTGGCCGATCTCTACCGCGCGCGCGGGTAG
- a CDS encoding flagellar hook-length control protein FliK, with protein MTGIDSVAAALLASRLDSLLTGTMTAPAGGGSTVQVGTPGAGASSPTSVGSPPAAPPASAQTALSDVALVLDAISRSGGVATPVIAGRAPLLADPAVLLSAPAALPDGPQAAEPASSTPSSASSSAGSSAGASATSSAAAARDAASLPPVAALRAALAQAVSESGLFYESHLAQWLAGQRPLAALMREPQARLVTMPVPAAPDAAQHDAPDVLDELLAQRLPLPAAARTAAPPGTPAPGGALAHAFAQNAAMAVRQGATSGAAGVADPLGAPPDTRSTAARAELAAASSDPHAQTSPSVHPAAVPIVRQQLDALATDQFRWAGEAWPGARLDWTIEPDDPGGHASRGGDDPGDGIAWRTRLTLTLPSLGTVDAELVLNGAQLVARLRANSAGADLLARNEAALRQRFEGSGLRLGGLSIRAVDDAQDAFDPLVAQAAAAAYARSAAGGTQGADDEAPR; from the coding sequence ATGACCGGTATCGACTCCGTTGCGGCCGCCCTGCTGGCGAGCCGCCTCGACAGCCTGCTGACCGGCACCATGACGGCGCCCGCGGGCGGCGGCTCGACCGTACAGGTCGGCACGCCGGGCGCCGGCGCTTCGTCCCCGACTTCGGTGGGCAGCCCGCCGGCCGCGCCGCCGGCCTCCGCGCAGACCGCGCTGTCCGATGTCGCGCTCGTGCTCGACGCGATCTCGCGCTCGGGCGGCGTCGCGACGCCGGTGATCGCCGGGCGTGCGCCGCTGCTGGCCGATCCTGCCGTGCTGCTGAGCGCACCGGCCGCGCTGCCGGACGGGCCGCAGGCGGCTGAACCGGCGTCTTCCACACCTTCCTCCGCATCTTCGTCCGCCGGCTCGTCCGCCGGGGCGTCCGCTACGTCGTCCGCGGCTGCCGCGCGCGATGCGGCGAGCTTGCCGCCCGTCGCTGCGCTGCGCGCGGCGCTCGCGCAGGCTGTGAGCGAAAGCGGCCTGTTCTACGAGTCCCATCTCGCGCAGTGGCTGGCCGGCCAGCGCCCGCTCGCCGCGCTGATGCGCGAACCGCAGGCGCGCCTCGTGACCATGCCGGTGCCGGCCGCCCCGGATGCCGCGCAGCACGATGCGCCCGACGTGCTCGACGAACTGCTCGCGCAGCGGTTGCCGTTGCCGGCGGCGGCGCGAACCGCCGCGCCGCCGGGTACGCCCGCGCCGGGCGGCGCGCTTGCGCATGCGTTCGCGCAGAATGCTGCGATGGCCGTCCGGCAAGGCGCAACGTCGGGCGCGGCGGGCGTGGCCGATCCACTCGGCGCCCCCCCCGACACGCGCTCGACTGCCGCGCGCGCCGAACTGGCCGCCGCGTCGTCCGATCCGCACGCGCAGACCTCGCCTTCCGTCCATCCGGCCGCCGTGCCGATCGTCCGGCAACAGCTCGATGCGCTCGCGACCGACCAGTTCCGCTGGGCGGGCGAGGCATGGCCCGGCGCGCGGCTCGACTGGACGATCGAGCCCGACGACCCCGGCGGCCATGCGTCGCGCGGCGGCGACGACCCGGGTGACGGCATCGCGTGGCGCACGCGGCTGACGCTGACGCTGCCGTCGCTCGGCACGGTCGATGCGGAACTGGTGTTGAACGGCGCCCAGCTCGTCGCGCGGCTGCGCGCGAATTCGGCCGGCGCCGACCTTCTCGCACGGAACGAGGCCGCGCTGCGGCAGCGGTTCGAGGGATCGGGGCTGCGGCTCGGCGGACTGTCGATCCGCGCGGTCGACGACGCACAGGACGCCTTCGACCCGCTGGTTGCACAAGCGGCGGCCGCCGCGTACGCGCGTAGCGCGGCCGGCGGCACGCAGGGCGCCGACGACGAGGCGCCGCGATGA
- a CDS encoding EscU/YscU/HrcU family type III secretion system export apparatus switch protein, translating into MSMMSRKRAAALVYDPKGGDAAPRVVAKGYGLLAEMIVARARDAGLYVHTAPEMVSLLMQVDLDDRIPPQLYQAVADLLAWLYALERTEAEPVPGDAAPRFPLPPLRR; encoded by the coding sequence ATGAGCATGATGTCCCGCAAGCGCGCGGCCGCGCTCGTCTACGATCCGAAAGGCGGCGACGCCGCGCCGCGCGTCGTCGCGAAGGGGTACGGCCTGCTCGCCGAGATGATCGTCGCTCGCGCACGCGATGCGGGGCTCTATGTGCACACCGCGCCGGAGATGGTGTCGCTGCTGATGCAGGTCGACCTCGACGACCGGATTCCGCCGCAGCTCTACCAGGCCGTCGCTGACCTGCTCGCGTGGCTGTACGCGCTCGAGCGCACCGAGGCCGAACCCGTGCCGGGCGACGCCGCGCCGCGCTTTCCGCTGCCGCCGCTGCGTCGCTGA
- a CDS encoding PepSY-associated TM helix domain-containing protein, with amino-acid sequence MNAPETIAPPQAGMPPAGVTVLHPAARPLTDAELAARRQRSRRATFIKWLRKVHGWVGLWGAVLGLLFGVTGVLLNHRAPPLKIPTGEPQVEQMQIALPDPVPKSPAAMTKWLQHELHFDGRPGRVRKEPAQPVAWGDKRVMQPEHWQMGLFGPHQNLQAEYWVGNGYVSVKRTGNTFLTTLNNLHRGVGMSLGWVLLMDTIAGSLILLSLTGVLLWTELNKRRTVGVVLVAGSVAAAFAAGLA; translated from the coding sequence GTGAACGCGCCCGAAACGATCGCCCCGCCGCAGGCGGGCATGCCCCCTGCGGGCGTCACCGTGCTGCATCCGGCCGCACGTCCCCTGACCGACGCTGAACTGGCGGCGCGCCGCCAGCGTTCGCGGCGCGCGACCTTCATCAAATGGCTGCGCAAGGTGCACGGCTGGGTCGGGCTATGGGGCGCGGTGCTCGGGCTGCTGTTCGGCGTGACGGGCGTGCTGCTCAACCATCGCGCGCCGCCGCTGAAGATCCCGACGGGCGAGCCGCAGGTCGAACAGATGCAGATTGCGTTGCCGGACCCGGTGCCGAAGTCGCCGGCCGCGATGACGAAGTGGCTGCAGCACGAGCTGCACTTCGACGGCCGGCCGGGCCGCGTGCGCAAGGAGCCCGCGCAGCCGGTGGCCTGGGGTGACAAGCGCGTGATGCAGCCCGAGCACTGGCAGATGGGCCTGTTCGGGCCGCACCAGAACCTGCAGGCCGAATACTGGGTTGGCAACGGCTACGTGTCGGTGAAGCGCACCGGCAACACGTTCCTGACGACACTGAACAACCTGCATCGCGGTGTCGGCATGAGTCTCGGCTGGGTGCTGCTGATGGACACGATCGCGGGCTCGCTGATCCTGTTGTCGCTGACCGGCGTGCTGCTGTGGACGGAGCTGAACAAGCGCCGCACGGTCGGCGTCGTGCTGGTGGCCGGCTCGGTCGCCGCGGCGTTCGCCGCGGGCCTCGCCTGA
- a CDS encoding XdhC family protein, protein MESVDLDVLKSSARWLDEGRRVLLVTVVKTWGSSPRPEGAMLAVREDGLVVGSVSGGCIEDDLIARVHASGIAADARPEAVKYGVTAEEAHRFGLPCGGTIQLVLEPLTRDSGIAALCAEVEAGRLVTRTMTLATGRASLSPAQATDGLAFDGERLVTIHGPRYRMLVIGAGQLSRYLCQIAVGLDYQVTVCDPREEYTDAWDVPGTRVVHTMPDDTVLDMKLDARSAVIALTHDPKLDDLALMEALKTPAFYVGALGSRRNNAARRERLLEFDLNDAELARLHGPAGIYIGSRTPPEIAISILAEVTAAKNNVSLPTILQVEGAKAAREIAANNGATCGF, encoded by the coding sequence ATGGAAAGTGTGGATCTCGACGTGTTGAAGTCGAGCGCGCGCTGGCTCGACGAAGGGCGTCGCGTGCTGCTCGTGACGGTCGTGAAGACGTGGGGCTCGTCGCCGCGCCCCGAGGGCGCGATGCTCGCGGTGCGCGAGGACGGGCTCGTGGTCGGCTCCGTGTCCGGCGGGTGTATCGAGGATGACCTGATCGCTCGCGTGCATGCGAGCGGCATCGCGGCCGACGCGCGCCCGGAAGCCGTCAAGTACGGCGTGACGGCCGAGGAAGCGCACCGCTTCGGCCTGCCTTGCGGCGGCACGATCCAGCTCGTGCTGGAACCGCTCACGCGCGACAGCGGGATCGCCGCACTGTGCGCGGAAGTGGAAGCCGGCCGGCTCGTCACGCGCACGATGACGCTCGCGACCGGCCGCGCATCGCTGTCGCCCGCGCAGGCAACCGACGGGCTCGCGTTCGACGGCGAACGGCTCGTCACGATCCACGGGCCGCGCTACCGGATGCTCGTGATCGGCGCGGGACAGTTGTCGCGCTATCTGTGCCAGATCGCGGTCGGGCTCGACTACCAGGTGACGGTCTGCGATCCGCGCGAGGAATACACGGATGCGTGGGACGTGCCGGGCACGCGCGTCGTGCACACGATGCCCGACGACACCGTGCTCGACATGAAGCTCGACGCGCGTTCTGCCGTGATCGCGCTCACGCACGACCCGAAGCTCGACGATCTCGCGCTGATGGAGGCGCTGAAGACGCCCGCGTTCTACGTGGGCGCGCTCGGCTCCCGGCGCAACAACGCGGCACGGCGCGAGCGGCTGCTCGAATTCGACCTGAACGACGCGGAACTCGCGCGGCTGCACGGGCCTGCCGGCATTTACATCGGCAGCCGGACGCCGCCGGAAATCGCGATCTCGATCCTCGCCGAGGTCACGGCCGCGAAGAACAACGTGTCGCTGCCGACGATCCTGCAGGTCGAAGGCGCGAAGGCCGCCCGCGAGATCGCGGCCAACAACGGCGCGACCTGCGGCTTCTGA
- a CDS encoding amino acid permease, whose protein sequence is MSLFRKKNVDRMIAGAHGAGLKKALGAIDLTFLGIGAIIGTGIFVLTGTGAVQAGPALMLSFVIAAIACGLAALSYAEFASTIPVAGSIYTYSYATLGELVAWIIGWDLMLEYGLASSAVSVGWSGYLQSLLQGFGLTLPTVLTAAPGAIPGVATWFNLPAFLVMLVITTLLSIGIRESTRINNIMVFIKVTVVLLVIAVGLFHVTPANWKPFMPHGWNGVFGAAAVMFFAFIGFDAVSSAAEEVKNPKRDLPIGIIASLAVCAVLYVTVAAIATGIVPSAQYANVSHPISYALQIAGEKWVAGFIDLGAVLGMLTVILVMSYGQTRIIFAMSRDGLLPATLSRVHPRYATPFLTTWLVGLFFGLIAALVPLNVLAELINIGTLAAFSMVSIAVLVLRRTHPDLPRAFRCPGVPVVPILAVGSCLFLMLNLQPVTWAAFGIWLVIGLVVYFLYSRHHSKLARGHAD, encoded by the coding sequence ATGTCACTCTTCCGCAAGAAAAACGTCGATCGCATGATCGCCGGCGCGCATGGCGCCGGGCTCAAGAAAGCGCTCGGCGCGATCGACCTCACCTTCCTCGGCATCGGCGCGATCATCGGCACCGGTATCTTCGTGCTGACCGGCACGGGCGCCGTGCAGGCCGGCCCGGCGCTGATGCTGTCATTCGTGATCGCCGCGATCGCGTGCGGCCTCGCCGCGCTGTCGTACGCCGAATTTGCGTCGACGATTCCCGTCGCGGGCTCGATCTACACGTATTCGTACGCGACACTCGGCGAGCTCGTCGCGTGGATCATCGGCTGGGACCTGATGCTCGAATACGGCCTCGCCTCATCGGCCGTGTCGGTCGGCTGGTCGGGCTACCTGCAGTCGCTGCTGCAGGGCTTCGGGCTCACGCTGCCGACCGTGCTGACGGCCGCGCCTGGCGCGATTCCGGGCGTCGCCACGTGGTTCAACCTGCCTGCGTTCCTCGTGATGCTGGTGATCACAACGCTGCTGTCGATCGGCATCCGCGAGTCGACCCGCATCAACAACATCATGGTGTTCATCAAGGTGACGGTGGTGCTGCTCGTGATCGCCGTCGGCCTGTTCCACGTGACGCCCGCGAACTGGAAGCCGTTCATGCCGCACGGCTGGAACGGCGTGTTCGGCGCGGCGGCCGTGATGTTCTTCGCGTTCATCGGCTTCGACGCGGTGTCGTCGGCGGCCGAGGAAGTGAAGAATCCGAAGCGCGACCTGCCGATCGGCATCATCGCGTCGCTCGCGGTGTGCGCAGTGCTGTACGTGACGGTGGCGGCGATCGCGACCGGTATCGTGCCGTCGGCCCAGTACGCGAACGTGTCACACCCGATCTCGTATGCGCTGCAGATCGCCGGCGAGAAGTGGGTCGCGGGCTTCATCGACCTCGGCGCGGTGCTCGGCATGCTGACCGTGATCCTCGTGATGAGCTACGGCCAGACGCGGATCATCTTCGCGATGTCGCGCGACGGGCTGCTGCCGGCGACGCTGTCGCGCGTGCATCCGCGCTACGCGACGCCGTTCCTGACGACCTGGCTCGTCGGCCTGTTCTTCGGGCTAATCGCCGCGCTCGTGCCGCTCAACGTGCTCGCCGAGCTGATCAACATCGGCACGCTCGCCGCGTTCTCGATGGTGTCGATCGCGGTGCTGGTGCTGCGCCGCACGCACCCGGACCTGCCGCGCGCGTTCCGTTGCCCCGGCGTGCCGGTGGTGCCGATCCTCGCGGTCGGCTCGTGCCTGTTCCTGATGCTGAACCTGCAGCCCGTCACGTGGGCCGCGTTCGGCATCTGGCTCGTGATCGGCCTCGTGGTCTACTTCCTGTATTCGCGGCACCACTCGAAGCTCGCCCGCGGCCACGCGGACTGA
- the rqpR gene encoding response regulator transcription factor RqpR (The RqpSR system (Regulating Quorum sensing and Pathogenicity Sensor kinase and Response regulator) co-occurs with and modulates the expression of cis-2-dodecenoic acid quorum-sensing systems.): MSLNILLVDDHAIVRQGIRHLLIDRGIAREVTEAETGGDAVAAVDRQSFDVILLDISLPDANGIEVLKRIKRKLPGTPVLMFSMYREDQYAVRALKAGAAGYLSKTVNAAQMIGAIQQVAAGRKYVSPAMAEALAEYVSFENEPLPHEKLSDREYQTLCMLASGKRLTDIANTLSLSVKTVSVYRSRLLEKMRLSNNAELTFYVMSNRLVDMAPASGA, encoded by the coding sequence ATGAGCCTGAACATCCTGCTCGTGGACGATCACGCAATCGTCCGGCAAGGGATCCGCCACCTGCTGATCGACCGCGGCATCGCGCGCGAAGTGACCGAAGCCGAGACCGGCGGCGATGCGGTGGCCGCCGTCGACCGCCAGAGCTTCGACGTGATCCTGCTCGACATCTCGCTGCCGGATGCGAACGGCATCGAGGTGCTCAAGCGCATCAAGCGCAAGCTGCCGGGCACGCCGGTGCTGATGTTCTCGATGTACCGCGAGGACCAGTACGCGGTGCGCGCGCTGAAGGCCGGCGCGGCCGGCTACCTGTCGAAGACGGTGAATGCCGCGCAGATGATCGGCGCGATCCAGCAAGTCGCGGCCGGCCGCAAGTACGTGAGCCCGGCGATGGCCGAGGCGCTCGCCGAATACGTGTCGTTCGAGAACGAGCCATTGCCGCACGAGAAGCTGTCCGACCGCGAATACCAGACGCTCTGCATGCTGGCGTCGGGCAAGCGCCTCACCGACATCGCGAACACGCTGTCGCTGTCGGTGAAGACGGTCAGCGTGTACCGCTCGCGGCTGCTCGAGAAGATGCGGCTGTCGAACAACGCGGAACTCACGTTCTACGTGATGAGCAACCGGCTCGTCGACATGGCGCCCGCGTCGGGCGCCTGA
- the rqpS gene encoding quorum system sensor histidine kinase RqpS — MDTSLNAPAGAHAPFPSRQLVHSCAATPAMAEALPTREASAARIAALSEQLLAADEAARRHLAGELHDGLGAELTAARFALANVQTWLPADAPDGCLRALELAQQALEAATDANRRLIDERDTPALDGGLVGALSAWTDSHAARTGLRTSFVCAADARLTQLGGASALAIFRVAQEALANVAKHARAASVDVQIDTDGTHLSLIVTDDGTGFARSRRSGYGLAGMRARCEAFGGSFDTSAPESRRGTRVTARFAWDSLFAVRAATRRASCS, encoded by the coding sequence ATGGATACGTCGCTCAACGCGCCAGCGGGCGCTCACGCCCCGTTCCCGTCGCGGCAGCTGGTGCACAGCTGCGCCGCTACGCCGGCCATGGCCGAAGCCCTGCCCACACGCGAAGCGTCCGCAGCCCGGATCGCGGCGCTGTCGGAGCAACTGCTGGCCGCCGACGAAGCGGCCCGCCGCCATCTGGCCGGCGAGTTGCATGACGGGCTCGGCGCCGAACTCACCGCCGCACGTTTCGCGCTCGCAAACGTTCAAACGTGGCTGCCGGCCGATGCGCCGGACGGCTGCCTGCGCGCGCTCGAGCTCGCCCAGCAGGCGCTCGAGGCCGCGACCGACGCAAATCGCCGGCTGATCGACGAACGCGACACGCCGGCGCTCGACGGAGGGCTGGTCGGCGCGTTGTCGGCATGGACCGACAGCCACGCGGCGCGCACCGGCCTGCGCACGAGCTTCGTGTGCGCGGCCGACGCACGACTCACGCAACTCGGTGGCGCCAGCGCGCTCGCGATCTTCCGCGTCGCGCAGGAAGCGCTGGCGAACGTCGCGAAGCACGCGCGCGCCGCGTCCGTCGACGTGCAGATCGACACGGACGGCACGCATCTGTCGCTGATCGTCACCGACGATGGGACCGGTTTCGCGCGCAGCCGGCGCAGCGGCTACGGCCTCGCCGGCATGCGCGCCCGCTGCGAAGCGTTCGGCGGCAGCTTCGACACCAGCGCGCCGGAATCGCGCCGCGGCACGCGCGTCACCGCGCGCTTCGCGTGGGACTCGCTGTTCGCCGTACGCGCCGCGACGCGCCGTGCGTCGTGTTCGTGA
- a CDS encoding ferredoxin--NADP reductase: MSKYDTATVQSVHHWTDTLFSFTCTREPSLRFNNGEFTMVGLEVDGKPLARAYSIVSPNYEEHLEFFSIKVQNGPLTSRLQHLKVGDPVLIGKKPTGTLVADNLLPGKTLWMLSTGTGLAPFMSIIRDPDIYERFDKVILTHTCRLKGELAYMDYIKHDLPGHEYLGDIIKEKLVYYPTVTREAFDNEGRITDLIATGKLFTDLDVPPFSPENDRVMLCGSTAMLKDTTDLLKQAGLVEGKNSAPGHYVIERAFVD; this comes from the coding sequence ATGAGCAAATACGACACCGCCACCGTCCAATCCGTCCACCACTGGACCGACACGCTTTTCAGCTTCACCTGCACTCGTGAGCCGAGCCTGCGCTTCAACAACGGCGAATTCACGATGGTCGGCCTCGAGGTCGACGGCAAGCCGCTTGCGCGCGCCTACTCGATCGTCAGCCCGAACTACGAAGAGCACCTCGAATTCTTCAGCATCAAGGTCCAGAACGGCCCGCTGACGTCGCGCCTGCAGCACCTGAAGGTGGGCGACCCGGTGCTGATCGGCAAGAAGCCGACCGGCACGCTCGTCGCCGACAACCTGCTGCCCGGCAAGACGCTGTGGATGCTGTCGACCGGCACGGGCCTCGCCCCGTTCATGTCGATCATCCGCGACCCGGACATCTACGAACGCTTCGACAAGGTCATCCTGACGCACACCTGCCGCCTGAAGGGCGAGCTGGCGTACATGGACTACATCAAGCACGACCTGCCGGGCCACGAGTACCTTGGCGACATCATCAAGGAAAAGCTCGTCTACTACCCGACGGTCACGCGCGAAGCGTTCGACAACGAGGGCCGCATCACCGACCTGATCGCGACGGGCAAGCTGTTCACGGATCTCGACGTGCCGCCGTTCTCGCCGGAAAACGACCGCGTGATGCTGTGCGGCAGCACCGCGATGCTGAAGGACACGACCGACCTGCTGAAGCAGGCCGGACTCGTCGAAGGCAAGAACAGCGCACCGGGTCACTACGTGATCGAGCGCGCATTCGTGGACTGA
- a CDS encoding LysE family translocator → MSYLPILLQIAVVYLVAAITPGPNFFMISQLSLAGRRSLGAASALGVGTASVAWATLAMLGLAAVLHQVEWLYETIRIGGAVYLVYFGVKLLRSGVRRDPAPADAPDARVPPAAPHPRDYLRAYRSGLLTCLTNPKSCAFWTSVFAAMLPAHVPLWFNGAVLVTIGVLSAGWYSSVAYLFASPRAQRGYRRVRRPLDALCGAALVGLGAKLAADR, encoded by the coding sequence ATGTCCTACCTCCCGATCCTGCTGCAAATCGCCGTGGTCTACCTCGTCGCGGCGATCACGCCCGGCCCGAATTTCTTCATGATTTCGCAACTGTCGCTCGCGGGGCGGCGCAGTCTCGGCGCCGCGTCGGCGCTCGGCGTCGGCACCGCATCGGTCGCGTGGGCAACGCTCGCGATGCTCGGCCTCGCGGCCGTGTTGCACCAGGTCGAATGGCTGTACGAGACGATCCGGATCGGCGGCGCCGTCTATCTCGTGTATTTCGGCGTCAAGCTGCTGCGCTCGGGCGTGCGCCGCGATCCGGCGCCGGCCGACGCGCCGGACGCGCGCGTGCCGCCTGCCGCACCGCACCCGCGCGACTACCTGCGCGCCTATCGCAGCGGCCTGCTCACGTGCCTGACCAACCCGAAATCGTGCGCGTTCTGGACCAGCGTGTTCGCGGCGATGCTGCCCGCGCACGTGCCGCTGTGGTTCAACGGCGCGGTGCTGGTGACGATCGGTGTGCTGTCGGCCGGCTGGTATTCGAGCGTCGCCTATCTGTTCGCGAGCCCGCGCGCGCAGCGCGGCTACCGGCGCGTGCGGCGCCCGCTCGACGCGCTGTGCGGGGCCGCGCTCGTCGGCCTCGGCGCAAAGCTCGCAGCCGATCGCTGA
- a CDS encoding endonuclease/exonuclease/phosphatase family protein, whose product MSADALSLPFAEPHAAPDEITAVSWNLHKGRSPLGFTAWNAMRNWMQSTHADVYFLQEAMARRMPRPLLAPGFGAPMDDAVDDVWHCQATEIAQALDWQIALGPNVFKPSWRHGNAILSPHPLDLGGRWDISAHRFERRGLLVARATLAGARPVTLLCAHLALTRAARLRQMHWIAHWIVRNAGDDPLVLAGDFNDWRNDSVALFGEIGLSEVATLLGQSGRTFPAFSPALALDKMFVRGLTPLEWQAPSGETAWLSDHLPYIARLRLDPQ is encoded by the coding sequence ATGTCCGCCGACGCCCTGTCCTTGCCGTTCGCCGAGCCGCACGCCGCGCCCGACGAAATCACCGCGGTCAGCTGGAACCTGCACAAAGGCCGCTCGCCGCTCGGCTTCACCGCATGGAACGCGATGCGCAACTGGATGCAGTCGACGCACGCCGACGTGTATTTTCTGCAGGAAGCGATGGCGCGCCGCATGCCGCGCCCGCTGCTCGCACCCGGCTTCGGCGCACCGATGGACGACGCGGTCGACGACGTGTGGCATTGCCAGGCCACCGAGATCGCGCAGGCGCTCGACTGGCAGATCGCGCTCGGGCCGAACGTGTTCAAGCCGTCATGGCGGCACGGCAACGCGATCCTGTCGCCGCACCCGCTCGACCTCGGCGGCCGCTGGGACATCTCCGCGCACCGCTTCGAGCGGCGCGGGCTGCTGGTCGCGCGCGCGACGCTCGCCGGCGCGCGCCCCGTCACGCTGCTGTGCGCGCACCTCGCGCTCACGCGCGCGGCGCGACTGCGCCAGATGCACTGGATCGCGCACTGGATCGTGCGCAACGCGGGCGACGACCCACTCGTGCTCGCCGGCGACTTCAATGACTGGCGCAACGATTCGGTCGCGCTGTTCGGCGAGATCGGGCTGTCGGAGGTCGCGACGCTGCTCGGCCAGTCGGGCCGCACGTTCCCCGCGTTCTCGCCGGCGCTCGCGCTCGACAAGATGTTCGTGCGCGGGCTGACGCCGCTCGAATGGCAGGCGCCATCCGGCGAAACCGCCTGGCTGTCGGACCACCTGCCGTATATTGCGCGATTGCGCCTCGATCCACAGTGA